One genomic segment of Nilaparvata lugens isolate BPH chromosome Y, ASM1435652v1, whole genome shotgun sequence includes these proteins:
- the LOC120355247 gene encoding uncharacterized protein LOC120355247: MDKEVKFEKQESAFDDSWIGAARSDTATLQIKIEMQEDEFGECELATSSIKDESSSHKGSTSNQMARVKQENDSSQEPAPECSTACSPTDDDFSQQHYLIPGYNLIFIKEEEYGEIRVIISFIFIHKL, encoded by the exons ATGGATAAAGAG GTTAAATTTGAGAAACAGGAAAGTGCTTTTGATGACAGTTGGATTGGAGCTGCACGTAGTGATACAGCTACTCTGCAG ATCAAGATCGAGATGCAGGAGGATGAATTTGGAGAATGTGAATTAGCAACTAGCAGCATCAAAGATGAGTCATCCTCACACAAAGGTTCAACTTCCAATCAG ATGGCGAGAGTTAAGCAGGAGAATGATAGCAGCCAAGAACCAGCGCCAGAGTGCAGCACTGCATGCTCTCCAACTGATGATGATTTCAGCcaacaacattatctaatccCTGGCTATAATCTAATATTCATCAAAGAGGAAGAATATGGTGAGATTcgtgttattatttcattcattttcattcataaattataa